A window from Vulcanimicrobium alpinum encodes these proteins:
- a CDS encoding PP2C family protein-serine/threonine phosphatase, with protein MDRRLSRSLVGIALIVALVVPIVVAGGFLVRSFVGRAFSTEERVRETRLLASQAVKLQLDQETGVRGFAATRDPVFLEPYQQARDALAPVLADLRRSLVELGMTEALPALADGVRASDAWTRRVALPLTAPHPAAPLVIQRYGKGLMDRYRNDLQTVEDAIGRREAAIDAQAQSAIDRINIIVIVGVLGVAGAAALFAAELVRSNARLEQSEGESARLQAAYETERRVAETLQDAFLQRPLPVLPAVSFSATYVPATEEAKVGGDWYDGVELSRERVLCVIGDVAGHGLEAAVSMNRARQALVTAAVQDPDPGNLLARVNRELIRQDARMVTAVCGFADARRYEFVYATAGHPPPVLIEPGRPPRLLEFGGLPLAVSETAAYRTSTIQTVPGAMLVLYTDGAVEHSRDVIAGEQTLLDAVSRALDNETPNIAAAIHGHIFDGRVVGDDVAILTVAFAPEGTTSGARVASGAIVAAGARSNDGTMTGTVVSINDLRRAS; from the coding sequence ATGGATCGCCGACTGTCACGATCGCTTGTCGGGATAGCGCTGATCGTTGCCCTCGTCGTTCCGATCGTCGTCGCCGGCGGCTTCCTCGTCCGCTCGTTCGTCGGGCGAGCGTTCTCGACGGAGGAGCGGGTGCGCGAGACGCGCCTCTTGGCGAGTCAGGCGGTGAAGCTGCAGCTCGACCAGGAGACCGGCGTCCGCGGCTTCGCCGCGACGCGCGACCCCGTGTTCCTGGAGCCGTACCAGCAGGCGCGCGACGCGCTCGCACCGGTGCTCGCCGACCTTCGCCGCTCGCTCGTCGAGCTCGGGATGACTGAAGCGCTGCCGGCGCTCGCCGACGGCGTGCGGGCGAGCGACGCGTGGACGCGCAGGGTCGCGCTTCCGCTGACGGCGCCGCATCCCGCCGCCCCGCTGGTCATCCAGCGGTACGGCAAAGGGCTGATGGATCGCTACCGCAACGATCTCCAAACCGTCGAGGACGCGATCGGACGGCGCGAGGCCGCGATCGACGCGCAGGCGCAGTCGGCGATCGACCGCATCAACATCATTGTGATCGTCGGCGTCCTCGGCGTCGCCGGCGCGGCCGCGCTCTTCGCCGCCGAACTCGTGCGCTCGAACGCTCGGCTGGAGCAGAGCGAAGGCGAATCGGCGCGCCTGCAGGCCGCGTACGAAACGGAGCGGCGCGTCGCCGAAACGCTGCAGGACGCGTTTCTGCAGCGGCCGCTGCCCGTGCTGCCGGCGGTCAGTTTCAGTGCGACGTACGTCCCCGCGACCGAGGAAGCGAAAGTCGGCGGCGATTGGTACGACGGCGTGGAACTCTCGCGCGAGCGCGTGCTCTGCGTCATCGGCGACGTCGCCGGCCATGGTCTCGAGGCGGCGGTCTCGATGAACCGTGCGCGGCAGGCGCTCGTCACCGCCGCGGTCCAGGATCCCGATCCCGGGAACTTGCTCGCGCGTGTCAACCGCGAACTCATACGGCAAGACGCACGCATGGTGACGGCGGTCTGCGGCTTCGCCGACGCGAGGCGGTACGAGTTCGTCTATGCGACCGCGGGTCATCCGCCGCCGGTGCTGATCGAGCCCGGCCGTCCGCCGCGCCTGCTCGAGTTCGGCGGCTTGCCGCTCGCCGTGAGCGAGACGGCGGCGTACCGGACCTCCACGATCCAGACGGTGCCGGGCGCAATGCTCGTCCTCTACACCGACGGTGCGGTCGAGCATTCGCGCGACGTGATCGCCGGAGAACAGACGCTGCTCGACGCCGTATCGCGCGCGCTCGACAACGAAACGCCCAACATCGCGGCCGCGATCCACGGGCACATCTTCGACGGGCGCGTGGTCGGCGACGACGTCGCGATCCTGACGGTCGCGTTCGCCCCGGAGGGCACGACTTCGGGTGCGCGAGTCGCGAGCGGGGCGATCGTCGCGGCCGGTGCGCGCAGCAACGACGGGACGATGACCGGAACCGTCGTCTCGATCAACGATCTGCGGCGCGCGTCGTGA
- a CDS encoding STAS domain-containing protein — translation MSGRSSLTVIALGGELDIARRAEIAAALQVDGPGPGILVDLSEVTYADSTIIAELLRFRDATRREGRAVATLIGRPQFARILAYAGLAEAFRVFDDRGAALTFLAEAGR, via the coding sequence GTGAGCGGAAGATCGTCGCTGACCGTGATCGCGCTGGGCGGCGAACTCGACATCGCACGCCGTGCGGAGATCGCGGCGGCGCTGCAGGTCGACGGCCCCGGCCCCGGGATTCTCGTCGATCTGAGCGAGGTGACGTACGCCGACTCGACGATCATCGCGGAACTGCTGCGCTTCCGCGACGCGACGCGGCGGGAGGGACGCGCGGTCGCAACCCTCATCGGGCGCCCGCAGTTCGCGCGGATCCTCGCCTATGCCGGGCTCGCGGAGGCGTTTCGCGTCTTCGACGACCGCGGCGCGGCGTTGACGTTTCTCGCGGAGGCCGGCCGGTGA
- a CDS encoding ATP-binding protein yields MRTAAQPQRTARRAAAASACARRVSGRRADPGTGARGHHHRGREALSNAVEHAYRSDVRGEVELYARTGAGATLLVDVVDRGRFIERDGGTPGRGFGLRIVRAIAREVTIEPNGGTSVRMVFDVPRLAG; encoded by the coding sequence CTGCGAACTGCGGCTCAACCGCAGCGCACTGCTCGACGCGCCGCAGCCGCTTCGGCATGCGCTCGACGCGTTTCTGGTCGGCGCGCAGATCCCGGAACCGGCGCGCGAGGACATCATCATCGCGGTCGGGAGGCGCTTTCGAACGCGGTCGAACACGCCTACCGCAGTGACGTGCGCGGCGAGGTCGAGCTCTACGCGCGCACCGGCGCCGGTGCGACGCTGCTCGTCGACGTCGTCGACCGTGGACGCTTCATCGAGCGCGACGGCGGAACGCCCGGACGCGGCTTCGGGCTGCGGATCGTGCGCGCGATCGCGCGCGAGGTGACGATCGAGCCGAACGGCGGGACCAGCGTGCGGATGGTGTTCGACGTGCCGCGGCTAGCCGGCTGA
- a CDS encoding hybrid sensor histidine kinase/response regulator, whose translation MSLRARLSALVIVPLALILGVIAVVTYFGSRTHAMENVSRDATIRLEASDDVLISVLHAQNAVRRVLLRGDRASYAAARAGVLARIGALHAATAGDLDVEESVGAIDAFARRELTRLDAETPATKPGSIDARSALATTARAESLMTDLIAAKLRFDTIERDRRAQARVQLQAIWRSSGIWLFVVALAGGTATLVLAFIVSRSLAQRIERVEQHARAYMRGKPVADADALAGSDEVAELDRTLRVMAATIRSREDELRAAVARAEEASRAKSDFVATMSHEIRTPMNGVIGMSELLLDTPLDREQHEYVQTIRHSGETLLGVINDVLDFSKIEAGRLELERADVEIVVLTETVAAIVAPQAHAKHLELVTYADVGVPQFVVGDPLRLRQILLNLLSNAVKFTDRGSVVVVVTVEHETDAEVTLRFAISDTGIGIDATTEATLFEPFRQADMSTTRRFGGTGLGLTISRRLVRLMEGEIGVQSTPGRGSTFWFTIPFARSRAVPGTPAVRELRGTRTLVVEDDPRTLELLRRTLEGWGVHADKVQDAATALRHLTWAAERGEPYDNVLVDYDLGMSDGIALGWKIRQHPLLGHTGLVMITANDDRELAAQARAAGFSSYLVKPATQSSLFDAIAGVVQARAGDLPGAAADPSAPARAERILIAEDNPVNQRLATRQLERLGFAPEVAGNGAEAVLAHSRGNVDLIFMDVQMPVLDGYDATAQIRRAELRTRTHTVIVAMTANARGEDRDACLAAGMDDYVAKPVSLADLRRVLDRWLPATSNAASAG comes from the coding sequence GTGTCGCTGCGCGCGCGGCTCTCCGCGCTGGTGATCGTTCCGCTCGCGCTGATCCTCGGCGTCATCGCGGTGGTCACGTATTTCGGGTCGCGCACGCACGCGATGGAGAACGTCTCGCGCGACGCGACGATCCGGCTCGAAGCCTCCGACGACGTGCTGATCTCGGTGCTGCACGCGCAGAACGCGGTGCGGCGCGTCCTGCTGCGCGGCGACCGCGCCTCCTACGCCGCTGCACGCGCCGGCGTCCTCGCGCGGATCGGCGCGCTGCACGCCGCCACCGCCGGGGATCTCGACGTCGAGGAGTCGGTTGGGGCGATCGACGCGTTCGCACGCCGGGAACTCACTCGGCTCGACGCTGAGACCCCAGCCACGAAGCCGGGGAGCATCGACGCCCGCTCCGCCCTCGCGACGACCGCGCGCGCCGAATCGCTCATGACCGATCTCATCGCGGCGAAGCTGCGTTTCGACACGATCGAGCGCGACCGGCGCGCGCAGGCGCGGGTCCAACTGCAGGCGATCTGGCGGTCGAGCGGGATCTGGCTCTTCGTCGTCGCGCTCGCCGGCGGGACGGCGACACTCGTCCTCGCGTTCATCGTCAGCCGGTCGCTGGCCCAGCGCATCGAGCGCGTCGAACAGCATGCTCGCGCGTACATGCGCGGGAAGCCGGTCGCCGACGCTGACGCGCTCGCGGGCTCCGACGAGGTCGCCGAACTGGATCGTACCCTGCGCGTGATGGCCGCGACGATCCGCTCGCGCGAAGACGAGCTGCGCGCGGCGGTCGCGCGCGCCGAAGAGGCATCGCGCGCGAAATCGGATTTCGTCGCGACGATGAGCCATGAGATCCGCACGCCCATGAACGGCGTGATCGGGATGTCGGAGCTGCTGCTCGACACGCCGCTCGATCGCGAACAGCACGAATACGTGCAGACGATCCGCCACTCCGGCGAAACGCTGCTCGGCGTGATCAACGACGTCCTCGACTTCTCGAAGATCGAGGCCGGCCGGCTCGAGCTGGAGCGAGCCGACGTCGAGATCGTCGTGCTCACCGAGACGGTGGCGGCGATCGTCGCGCCGCAGGCGCACGCCAAACATCTCGAACTGGTCACCTACGCGGACGTCGGAGTCCCGCAGTTCGTCGTCGGCGACCCGTTGCGCTTGCGTCAGATCCTGCTGAACCTGCTCTCCAACGCGGTGAAGTTCACCGACCGCGGGAGCGTCGTCGTGGTGGTGACGGTCGAGCACGAGACCGACGCCGAGGTGACGCTGCGCTTCGCGATCTCCGACACCGGGATCGGGATCGATGCGACGACCGAAGCGACGCTGTTCGAGCCGTTCCGCCAGGCCGATATGTCGACGACGCGACGCTTCGGCGGCACCGGCCTCGGCCTGACGATCTCGCGGCGGCTGGTGCGTTTGATGGAAGGCGAGATCGGCGTGCAGAGCACGCCGGGGCGCGGCTCGACCTTCTGGTTCACGATCCCCTTCGCGCGCAGCCGTGCGGTGCCGGGGACTCCCGCGGTGCGCGAACTGCGCGGGACGCGGACGCTCGTCGTCGAGGACGATCCGCGCACGCTCGAGCTGCTGCGGCGCACGCTCGAAGGCTGGGGCGTGCACGCCGACAAGGTCCAGGATGCCGCGACGGCGTTGCGCCACCTCACGTGGGCCGCGGAACGCGGCGAGCCCTACGACAACGTGCTCGTCGACTACGACCTCGGGATGAGCGACGGGATCGCGCTGGGCTGGAAGATCCGCCAGCATCCGCTGCTCGGGCACACGGGACTGGTGATGATCACCGCCAACGACGATCGCGAACTCGCCGCGCAGGCGCGGGCAGCCGGCTTCTCTTCGTACCTGGTGAAGCCCGCGACGCAGTCGTCGCTCTTCGACGCGATCGCCGGCGTCGTGCAGGCGCGCGCGGGCGATCTGCCGGGCGCAGCGGCGGACCCGTCTGCGCCGGCGCGCGCCGAACGCATCCTCATCGCCGAAGACAATCCGGTGAACCAGCGGCTTGCGACGCGCCAGCTCGAACGGCTCGGCTTCGCGCCCGAGGTCGCGGGGAACGGCGCCGAGGCGGTGCTGGCGCACTCCCGCGGCAACGTCGATTTGATCTTCATGGACGTGCAGATGCCGGTGCTCGACGGCTACGACGCAACGGCGCAGATCCGGCGCGCGGAATTGCGCACCCGCACCCATACCGTAATCGTCGCGATGACCGCGAACGCGCGCGGCGAGGATCGCGACGCGTGCCTCGCCGCCGGGATGGACGACTACGTCGCGAAGCCGGTCAGCCTCGCCGACCTGCGGCGCGTCCTCGACCGCTGGCTTCCGGCGACGTCGAACGCGGCGTCAGCCGGCTAG
- the deoC gene encoding deoxyribose-phosphate aldolase encodes MPLLSLTSPPVDAVMLEARAASFGTRSIKNEAKLAAIDLAIRCIDLTTLEGRDSPGRVRSLCAKAAFPAPGAPRVAAVCVYPNLVAVAKDALRGTGVKVASVATAFPSGLSSLDVKLRDTEAALASGADEIDMVIDRGAFLAGDEARVYDEIVAVKNVCGDVHLKAILETGELGSYDATRRASDLALEAGADVIKTSTGKIGTSATLATALVMAEAIRDFARRTGERRGLKVAGGVRTTKAAIAYLVLLDESLGDPWLDPDLFRIGASALLDDLLLQREKLATGRYGSLDYVPRD; translated from the coding sequence ATGCCCTTGCTCTCGCTTACGTCTCCGCCGGTCGATGCGGTCATGCTGGAGGCACGTGCGGCGAGCTTCGGGACCCGCTCGATCAAGAACGAGGCGAAGCTCGCCGCGATCGACCTGGCGATCCGGTGCATCGACCTGACGACCCTGGAAGGACGCGACTCGCCGGGGCGCGTGCGGTCGCTCTGCGCGAAGGCGGCGTTCCCCGCGCCCGGTGCGCCGCGGGTCGCGGCGGTCTGCGTCTATCCCAACCTCGTCGCCGTCGCCAAGGACGCGCTGCGCGGCACCGGCGTCAAAGTCGCCTCGGTCGCGACCGCGTTCCCGAGCGGCCTCTCGTCGCTCGACGTGAAATTGCGCGACACGGAAGCGGCGCTCGCGAGCGGCGCCGACGAGATCGACATGGTGATCGACCGCGGTGCGTTTCTCGCAGGAGACGAAGCGCGAGTCTACGACGAGATCGTCGCGGTCAAGAACGTGTGCGGCGACGTTCATCTCAAAGCGATCCTCGAAACCGGCGAACTGGGCTCCTACGACGCGACGCGCCGCGCGTCGGACCTGGCGCTCGAAGCCGGAGCCGACGTCATCAAAACGTCGACCGGGAAGATCGGCACGTCGGCGACGCTCGCGACGGCGCTCGTGATGGCCGAGGCGATCCGCGACTTCGCGCGCCGCACGGGCGAACGCCGCGGGCTCAAGGTCGCCGGCGGCGTGCGCACCACGAAGGCCGCGATCGCGTATCTCGTTTTGCTCGACGAGTCGCTCGGCGACCCTTGGCTCGATCCCGACCTGTTCCGCATCGGCGCCTCGGCGCTGCTCGACGATCTGCTCCTGCAGCGCGAGAAGCTCGCAACCGGGCGGTACGGCTCGCTGGACTACGTCCCGCGGGACTGA
- a CDS encoding CaiB/BaiF CoA transferase family protein: protein MTSYAPPLAGIRVLELGSSVAGPSAGRLLADLGADVLKVESAEGDGLRTWGAPAPDGTSWWFKSHNRNKRFLCFDLHEEADRETVRAIALQCDVLIENFRPGRLEAWGLGYEALRAQHPRLIYASISGYGQDGPYRDRTGFGNIAEAMGGFRYVTGYPDRPPVRVGISLADELAALNLVVGILAALRARDRDGVGDLIDVSLLESCIALTQGQLPEYAALGVVRERQGNRFSAAAPSGVYPTRDGRWIAIGANADSIFRRFAAAIGRPELAADPRFATNRDRSRNIAELEAAIAAWTQSVDAGEAARVLTGAGVPAGPVYSIADIVADEQVRARGVVRYLDDGAGNCVATAAPAARLRAHPAVLDHAARDVGADTDAVLAELGIGGSR, encoded by the coding sequence GTGACCTCGTATGCGCCGCCGCTCGCCGGCATCCGTGTTCTGGAACTCGGTTCGTCCGTCGCCGGACCCTCAGCCGGACGGCTCCTCGCCGATCTCGGCGCCGACGTGCTCAAAGTCGAATCCGCCGAAGGCGACGGTCTGCGGACGTGGGGCGCGCCGGCGCCGGACGGCACCTCGTGGTGGTTCAAGTCGCACAATCGTAACAAACGCTTCCTGTGCTTCGACTTGCACGAAGAAGCCGACCGAGAGACCGTTCGTGCGATCGCCCTGCAATGCGACGTGCTGATCGAGAACTTCCGGCCGGGGCGGCTCGAGGCATGGGGATTGGGCTACGAAGCGCTGCGCGCGCAGCACCCGCGGCTGATCTACGCGTCGATCAGCGGCTACGGGCAGGATGGGCCGTATCGCGACCGCACGGGATTCGGCAACATCGCCGAGGCGATGGGCGGATTCCGCTACGTCACGGGCTACCCCGACCGGCCGCCGGTTCGGGTGGGGATCTCGCTCGCCGACGAACTCGCCGCGCTCAACCTCGTCGTCGGCATCCTGGCCGCCCTGCGGGCGCGCGATCGCGACGGCGTCGGCGATCTCATCGACGTGTCGCTGCTCGAGTCGTGCATCGCGCTCACGCAGGGACAGCTTCCGGAATACGCCGCGCTCGGCGTGGTGCGCGAACGGCAGGGGAACCGCTTCTCCGCGGCCGCACCGTCGGGCGTCTATCCGACCCGCGACGGGCGGTGGATCGCGATCGGCGCGAACGCCGATTCGATTTTCCGACGGTTCGCCGCCGCGATCGGCCGTCCCGAACTCGCAGCCGATCCGCGCTTCGCGACCAATCGCGACCGCTCGCGCAACATCGCGGAGCTCGAGGCGGCGATCGCGGCATGGACGCAGAGCGTCGATGCCGGCGAAGCCGCGCGGGTGCTCACCGGCGCCGGCGTCCCGGCGGGTCCCGTCTATTCGATCGCCGACATCGTCGCCGACGAACAGGTGCGCGCGCGCGGCGTGGTGCGCTATCTCGACGACGGTGCCGGAAATTGCGTGGCGACCGCGGCGCCGGCGGCGCGCTTGCGCGCGCATCCGGCGGTGCTCGATCACGCCGCGCGCGACGTCGGCGCCGACACCGACGCGGTGCTGGCGGAACTGGGGATCGGAGGATCGCGATAG
- a CDS encoding ABC transporter ATP-binding protein, protein MAIAPIIALRDVSKTFESGYTALRGVDLDVEAQRFVALVGPSGCGKSTSLSLVAGLEEPSTGSVLVRDRPVAGITDSVGFLFQRDALLPWKNVHDNVLFPLQLRGVPGDEARRRVDAWLGRVGLRGFEASYPHQLSGGMRKRVALAQTLVYDPEILLMDEPFSALDVQTRNLMEAELLGLWQGSGKTVIFVTHDLEEAIALSDEVVVMTAGPARVKARYDVPLPRPRDIETVRFDRRFTALYQSMWNDLRDEVLESYARANAAG, encoded by the coding sequence ATCGCGATAGCACCGATCATCGCGCTGCGGGACGTCAGCAAGACGTTCGAGAGCGGCTACACGGCCCTGCGCGGCGTCGATCTCGACGTCGAGGCGCAGCGCTTCGTCGCGCTTGTCGGCCCTTCGGGCTGCGGCAAATCGACCTCGCTCTCGCTGGTGGCCGGGCTCGAGGAACCGAGCACGGGGAGCGTGCTCGTGCGCGACCGGCCGGTCGCGGGGATCACCGATTCGGTCGGGTTTCTCTTTCAGCGCGACGCGCTGCTCCCGTGGAAGAACGTCCACGACAACGTCCTCTTTCCGCTGCAGCTGCGCGGCGTGCCGGGCGACGAGGCCCGACGGCGCGTCGACGCATGGCTCGGGCGCGTCGGCCTGCGCGGCTTCGAGGCCTCGTATCCGCATCAGCTCTCGGGCGGGATGCGCAAACGCGTCGCGCTGGCGCAGACGCTCGTCTACGATCCGGAGATCCTGCTGATGGACGAGCCGTTCTCGGCGCTCGACGTGCAGACGCGCAACCTCATGGAGGCGGAACTGCTCGGGCTGTGGCAGGGCTCGGGGAAGACCGTGATTTTCGTGACCCACGACCTCGAAGAGGCGATCGCGCTCTCCGACGAGGTCGTGGTGATGACCGCCGGACCCGCGCGCGTGAAGGCGCGGTACGACGTTCCGCTGCCGCGTCCGCGCGACATCGAGACGGTCCGCTTCGATCGGCGTTTCACCGCGCTGTATCAATCGATGTGGAACGATCTGCGGGACGAGGTGCTGGAGAGTTACGCCCGTGCGAATGCGGCCGGTTGA
- a CDS encoding ABC transporter permease codes for MRPVDRRVVAATQIAAIAMVLAGWEFGVQVHAAHPGSGIDPFFFSSPSQIAATIGTWWQHNYILGDVAVTMEETVFGLLVGGAIGVALAVLLASNRFLGAVFVPFLVLFNSIPRVTLVPLFILWFGFTLWSKVVSAVVLVLFVVFFATYDGIRDVDPTLVANARVLGARQADIVRHVLVPSALTWIFSSLRSAVGFSLIGAVVAEYFGAQAGVGYRIQYSEAQLNTSGVFAGLAILMVLVFAINLVFQWLEKRLVVWKPRVS; via the coding sequence ATGCGGCCGGTTGACCGGCGCGTCGTCGCCGCGACGCAGATCGCGGCGATCGCGATGGTGCTGGCGGGCTGGGAGTTCGGCGTGCAGGTGCACGCGGCGCATCCCGGGTCGGGGATCGATCCGTTTTTCTTCTCGAGTCCGAGCCAAATTGCGGCTACGATCGGAACCTGGTGGCAGCACAACTACATCCTGGGCGACGTCGCGGTCACGATGGAGGAGACGGTCTTCGGACTGCTCGTCGGCGGCGCGATCGGCGTCGCGCTCGCGGTGCTGCTGGCCTCGAACCGTTTTCTCGGGGCGGTCTTCGTCCCGTTCCTGGTGCTGTTCAACTCGATCCCGCGGGTCACGCTCGTTCCGCTGTTCATCCTGTGGTTCGGGTTCACGCTGTGGTCGAAGGTCGTCAGCGCGGTCGTGCTGGTGCTCTTCGTCGTCTTCTTCGCGACCTACGACGGGATCCGCGACGTCGACCCCACGCTCGTTGCCAACGCCCGCGTGCTCGGCGCGCGCCAAGCCGACATCGTGCGTCACGTGCTCGTCCCCTCGGCGCTCACGTGGATCTTCTCGTCGCTCCGCTCGGCCGTCGGCTTCTCGCTGATCGGTGCGGTCGTCGCCGAATATTTCGGGGCGCAGGCAGGCGTAGGCTATCGCATCCAATACTCGGAAGCGCAGCTAAACACGAGCGGCGTCTTCGCCGGGCTCGCGATTCTCATGGTCCTCGTCTTCGCGATCAACCTCGTCTTTCAATGGCTCGAAAAGCGGCTCGTGGTTTGGAAGCCGCGCGTTTCGTAA
- a CDS encoding ABC transporter substrate-binding protein, with amino-acid sequence MNDLTRRRMLSGLAAAGASTVFGVPQFAIAAGPREKVPVVVGSEHALVYLPWDLAKALGYFEAEGLDVEITYTKGGSEAATALASGSCDYSGNAIDHAVAAAERGKSLQMIVDFMNQPGIALMVRPGDKDKYKTFADFKGKTIGVTSIGSATHVLALYMAKRAGLGKDDVKIVGVGGGATMISALAGSQVDAAYGNDPYATTLIRTGRGVQWVGLYTSAETRKWLGFKEYCFTGALTRSEVIQKNPERTQKIVNALVRAHKFMATRTSAQIAAALPDEFRGGTPAADWAASYSHSRPAYTQHGEIDLEGVRANIEANAYFLGAEPKVKPTQLFDLTFVDRAAKSVRV; translated from the coding sequence ATGAACGATCTGACTCGACGCCGGATGCTGAGCGGCCTCGCCGCGGCCGGCGCGTCGACCGTGTTCGGCGTACCGCAGTTCGCGATCGCGGCCGGCCCGCGCGAAAAAGTTCCGGTCGTCGTCGGCTCCGAGCACGCGCTGGTGTATCTGCCGTGGGACCTCGCGAAGGCGCTCGGCTACTTCGAGGCTGAGGGACTCGACGTCGAGATCACCTATACCAAGGGCGGCAGCGAGGCGGCGACGGCGCTGGCGTCTGGGAGCTGCGACTACAGCGGCAACGCGATCGATCACGCGGTCGCCGCGGCGGAGCGCGGGAAGTCGTTGCAGATGATCGTCGACTTCATGAACCAGCCGGGGATCGCGCTGATGGTCCGCCCGGGCGACAAAGATAAGTACAAGACGTTCGCCGACTTCAAAGGCAAGACGATCGGGGTCACCTCGATCGGTTCGGCGACCCACGTGCTCGCGCTCTACATGGCCAAGCGCGCCGGCCTCGGCAAAGACGACGTCAAGATCGTCGGCGTCGGCGGCGGGGCGACGATGATCTCGGCGCTCGCCGGCAGCCAAGTCGACGCCGCCTACGGCAACGATCCGTACGCCACGACGCTGATTCGCACCGGCCGCGGGGTGCAGTGGGTCGGCCTCTACACTTCCGCCGAGACGCGCAAGTGGCTCGGCTTCAAGGAGTACTGCTTCACCGGTGCGCTCACGCGGTCCGAGGTGATCCAGAAGAACCCGGAGCGTACGCAGAAGATCGTCAACGCGCTCGTTCGCGCGCACAAGTTCATGGCGACCCGCACCTCGGCGCAGATCGCCGCGGCCCTGCCCGACGAGTTCCGCGGCGGAACGCCCGCCGCCGACTGGGCCGCATCGTACAGCCACTCGCGCCCGGCGTACACCCAGCACGGCGAGATCGATCTGGAGGGCGTCCGCGCGAACATCGAGGCGAACGCGTACTTTCTCGGCGCTGAGCCGAAGGTCAAGCCGACCCAGCTCTTCGACCTCACGTTCGTCGACCGTGCGGCGAAGAGCGTGCGCGTCTAG
- a CDS encoding IS5 family transposase, with translation MRTHDEQRASVWTTLQPEDTVPGDHPLRPMRVMVNEILRELSPEFSKLYSRRGRPSIAPEKLLRALLLQMFYSIRSEPMLLEQLRYNLLFRWFVGLSMDDKIWDPSTFSKNRDRFLNGEISERFFAAVVERARADELLSNEHFTVDGTLIEAWASHKSFRPKSDDEPPTSSGGRNEGVNFRGRPRSNETHVSSTDPDARLYRKSSGAPAILGYLGHALMENRNGLIVGVKTTRATGIAEREAALELIRGVSGSNRITLGADKAYDTKDFVEALRALNVTPHVAQNTTRRRSAIDRRTVRHPGYTVSQRRRKLIEESFGWGKTIGRLRKVHFRGLDLVGDIVRWTAAAYNLIRIRNLRAAT, from the coding sequence ATGCGGACTCATGATGAGCAGCGTGCATCCGTTTGGACGACGTTGCAGCCGGAAGACACCGTGCCCGGCGATCATCCGTTGCGCCCGATGCGCGTGATGGTCAACGAAATTCTGCGCGAACTCTCGCCGGAGTTTTCCAAGCTCTACTCCCGACGGGGCCGGCCATCGATCGCGCCGGAGAAGCTGCTGCGAGCCTTGCTGTTGCAAATGTTCTACTCGATCCGCAGCGAGCCGATGCTGCTGGAGCAGTTGCGTTACAATTTGCTCTTTCGTTGGTTCGTGGGCTTGAGCATGGACGACAAGATCTGGGACCCCTCGACGTTCAGCAAGAACCGCGATCGGTTCTTGAATGGCGAAATCTCCGAGCGGTTCTTCGCCGCCGTGGTCGAGCGGGCGCGTGCCGACGAACTGCTCTCGAACGAGCATTTCACCGTCGATGGGACGCTAATCGAGGCGTGGGCCAGCCACAAGAGCTTTCGGCCCAAGTCGGACGACGAACCGCCGACCTCGAGCGGCGGTCGCAACGAGGGCGTGAACTTTCGTGGCCGGCCGCGCAGCAACGAGACGCACGTCTCGAGTACCGATCCGGACGCGCGGTTGTACCGCAAGAGCAGCGGCGCGCCGGCGATTCTCGGCTATCTCGGACATGCTCTGATGGAGAATCGCAACGGCTTGATCGTCGGCGTGAAGACCACTCGCGCGACCGGGATCGCCGAACGCGAAGCAGCGCTGGAATTGATTCGCGGGGTCAGCGGAAGCAACCGAATCACGCTCGGCGCCGACAAGGCGTACGATACCAAAGACTTTGTCGAGGCGTTGCGAGCGCTCAACGTGACGCCGCACGTTGCTCAAAATACGACCCGTCGCCGCAGCGCGATCGACCGCCGAACCGTCCGCCATCCGGGCTACACGGTGAGTCAACGCAGGCGCAAGTTGATCGAGGAGAGCTTCGGGTGGGGCAAGACGATCGGCCGATTGCGCAAGGTGCATTTCCGCGGGCTTGATCTGGTCGGCGACATTGTGCGCTGGACGGCCGCGGCGTACAACTTGATCAGGATACGCAATCTGAGGGCCGCGACATGA